A stretch of Mucilaginibacter terrae DNA encodes these proteins:
- a CDS encoding response regulator transcription factor, translated as MAKILLVEDEDKVSSFIKKGLQEHHFQVDVARDGIAGLTNVLQDTYDLIILDVMLPLINGIDLCKQIRQKQSQVPILMLSALGTIDDKVTGLHAGADDYLIKPFHFNELMARIEALLRRRNMAEVTNHLLNFADLKLDTWDKTAERAGKKITLTAKEYALLELFMRNPGKLLSREYMLEKVWGLNFDTGTNMVDVYVNYLRNKVQKGFDTKLIHTVIGMGYIMKEQQ; from the coding sequence ATGGCTAAAATTCTACTGGTTGAAGACGAAGACAAGGTATCCTCTTTCATAAAAAAAGGCTTGCAGGAGCACCATTTCCAGGTCGACGTAGCCAGAGACGGCATTGCCGGCCTAACCAATGTTTTGCAGGATACTTACGACCTAATCATTCTTGATGTAATGTTGCCGCTTATTAACGGCATTGACCTTTGTAAGCAAATTCGCCAAAAGCAAAGCCAGGTTCCTATATTGATGCTGAGCGCCCTGGGTACTATTGATGATAAAGTAACCGGCCTGCATGCAGGTGCCGATGATTACCTGATCAAGCCTTTCCATTTTAACGAATTGATGGCACGGATTGAGGCTTTGCTGCGCCGCCGTAACATGGCCGAGGTAACTAACCACCTCCTTAATTTTGCCGACCTAAAACTTGATACCTGGGATAAAACAGCCGAACGTGCCGGGAAGAAAATTACGCTTACCGCCAAAGAATATGCCTTGCTGGAGCTGTTTATGCGCAACCCCGGCAAATTGCTCTCGCGCGAGTACATGCTCGAAAAGGTTTGGGGGCTGAACTTTGATACCGGCACTAATATGGTTGATGTATATGTAAATTACCTGCGTAACAAAGTGCAAAAAGGCTTTGATACCAAGTTAATACATACCGTTATTGGCATGGGCTATATTATGAAAGAGCAGCAATAG